One window of Flavobacterium ammonificans genomic DNA carries:
- a CDS encoding outer membrane beta-barrel protein, which yields MKKIIILQALLFGAVFQLTAQETSKKAEELKEVTITKSKKAIEQKADRTIFDFASQPSLNSGSVLEGLKKLPGLIASDIAGMMYQGKQLEVFMDGRPLNISSNELNGFLEGMPANAIEKIEIITQPGAEFPATSGGAILNIITNKNAKKFLSATYSNSVNTTNYDRLRWRVNNSILLNAKNKYFGWQLNMGQNYRESATWGSFTKNENQLSTLLSKVNSDRLGRSNFMKSSLTFDLKKDRLLLNYDLNLNNNNSDTEATGLGFSSIDATNSKTVRQDAVATYQKRFDDKSKKLDFVLNFNQNTNEFLLNTAGIVAPILDNSSFQKYLNLKFDYSQPISFSDEGKLSFGALRDDLIFQTQSKGITNLDYQRSTTAGYFELQTKFKSLSFIVGGRAEDYAITGKTLTTELVPFQQFRFFPNASAQYNLNKNVFFNVNYNKKITLPSTSALNPNNTSYQNQNIDNTGNPNLQPTIFDNYEVKLSAYDYAFIGYSVSNARNQVVQRVNLNPRSNVVINTFENVPELKVHNFNIGMPIPYMLFTKGIAETMKMNVNPDEMNFLFVYAAYQLHQIPSLDTRGFWIYNLMSQLVLPSKIKFVTNFSYITANGNYYYFLAEKPFNNSLDLSFSKKFFNDRLSVSINVDDLLNTNRIVFNSVNTPLFLNNKQDTRRFGFSINYKIPTKNKLARETPILLNKDKKEEAGIIGN from the coding sequence ATGAAAAAGATAATTATTTTACAAGCCTTATTATTTGGTGCAGTTTTCCAACTTACGGCTCAAGAAACCTCAAAAAAAGCAGAAGAACTCAAGGAAGTTACTATTACAAAAAGTAAAAAAGCCATTGAGCAAAAAGCCGATCGTACCATTTTTGATTTTGCTAGCCAGCCGAGTTTGAACTCAGGATCGGTTTTAGAAGGATTGAAAAAATTGCCGGGATTAATTGCTTCAGATATTGCCGGAATGATGTATCAGGGAAAACAATTAGAGGTGTTCATGGACGGACGTCCGTTAAATATTTCTTCCAATGAACTGAACGGATTTTTAGAAGGAATGCCAGCCAATGCAATTGAGAAAATTGAAATTATTACCCAACCCGGTGCCGAATTTCCAGCTACATCTGGTGGAGCTATTTTAAATATCATTACCAATAAAAACGCCAAAAAATTCTTAAGTGCTACCTACTCTAATAGTGTTAATACCACTAATTATGATCGCCTAAGATGGAGAGTCAACAATAGTATTTTGCTTAATGCTAAGAACAAGTATTTTGGGTGGCAATTAAATATGGGTCAAAATTATAGAGAGAGTGCTACTTGGGGTTCATTTACTAAAAATGAAAACCAGCTTAGTACTTTACTTTCTAAGGTTAATTCAGATCGACTTGGGAGGTCTAACTTTATGAAATCGTCTTTGACATTTGATTTGAAAAAAGACCGCTTGTTATTGAATTACGATTTGAATCTAAACAACAACAATAGTGATACGGAAGCAACCGGTTTAGGTTTTTCTTCAATAGATGCGACGAATTCAAAAACGGTTAGACAAGATGCTGTAGCCACTTATCAAAAACGATTTGATGACAAGTCAAAGAAGTTGGATTTTGTCCTGAATTTCAACCAGAATACCAATGAATTTTTGTTAAATACTGCCGGAATTGTTGCGCCAATACTTGACAATTCTTCCTTTCAAAAATACTTGAATCTTAAATTTGATTATTCACAGCCCATTTCTTTTTCTGATGAAGGTAAACTTAGCTTTGGAGCACTTCGTGATGATTTGATTTTTCAAACTCAAAGTAAAGGAATTACGAATTTAGATTATCAAAGAAGTACTACTGCAGGATATTTTGAATTACAGACCAAGTTTAAAAGCTTGAGTTTTATTGTAGGTGGACGCGCAGAAGATTATGCTATCACTGGAAAGACATTGACTACTGAATTAGTTCCGTTCCAGCAATTTCGTTTCTTCCCCAACGCAAGTGCTCAGTACAATTTGAACAAGAATGTTTTCTTTAATGTGAACTACAATAAGAAAATTACATTGCCAAGTACCTCTGCTTTGAATCCAAACAACACCAGTTATCAAAATCAAAATATTGATAATACAGGTAACCCTAATTTACAGCCTACTATTTTTGATAATTATGAAGTCAAGTTAAGTGCTTACGATTATGCATTTATCGGGTATTCTGTTAGTAATGCCAGAAATCAAGTAGTACAAAGAGTAAATTTGAATCCCCGCTCGAATGTGGTAATCAACACTTTTGAGAATGTACCAGAGCTTAAAGTGCATAACTTTAACATAGGAATGCCAATTCCGTATATGTTGTTTACCAAAGGAATTGCCGAAACAATGAAAATGAATGTCAATCCAGATGAGATGAACTTTCTATTTGTATATGCAGCCTATCAGTTGCATCAAATTCCTAGCTTGGATACTCGTGGCTTTTGGATTTATAATCTAATGTCACAATTGGTTTTACCAAGTAAAATTAAGTTTGTTACCAATTTTAGTTATATCACTGCTAATGGGAATTACTATTATTTCCTTGCAGAAAAACCTTTTAATAACTCGCTGGATCTTTCCTTCTCAAAGAAGTTTTTCAATGATCGATTGTCTGTTTCAATCAATGTGGATGATTTATTGAATACGAATCGCATTGTATTCAATTCGGTAAATACTCCTTTATTTTTGAATAATAAACAAGATACCCGTCGTTTTGGATTTAGTATAAATTACAAGATTCCAACGAAGAATAAATTAGCGAGAGAAACTCCAATTTTATTGAATAAGGACAAAAAAGAAGAAGCCGGAATTATAGGAAACTAA
- a CDS encoding HigA family addiction module antitoxin, with product MENLKNIHPGEVLKEEFLEPLGISAYRLSKETFIPQTRVSEIVKGKRRITADTALRLSLYFGTSAKFWLGLQDDYDLEEENNLKKNDFKNIKPMENNAA from the coding sequence ATGGAAAATTTGAAAAACATACATCCTGGAGAAGTCTTAAAAGAAGAATTTCTTGAACCGCTTGGAATATCTGCCTATCGTTTGTCCAAAGAAACATTTATTCCTCAAACAAGAGTTAGTGAAATAGTAAAAGGTAAACGTAGAATCACTGCTGACACAGCGCTAAGACTTTCTCTATATTTTGGAACTAGTGCTAAATTTTGGCTTGGGCTTCAAGATGATTATGATCTAGAAGAAGAAAACAACTTAAAGAAAAATGATTTCAAAAACATAAAACCTATGGAAAATAACGCTGCATAA
- a CDS encoding type II toxin-antitoxin system RelE/ParE family toxin, whose protein sequence is MIKSFSNKETEKIWNGIQSKKLPSEIQNVARRKLRMINNAQNITDLRIPPANHLEKLSGNLSGLYSIRINNQWRIIFNWENDNAYEVQIIDYH, encoded by the coding sequence GTGATAAAAAGTTTTAGCAATAAAGAGACAGAGAAAATATGGAATGGCATACAGTCAAAAAAATTGCCTTCCGAAATCCAAAATGTAGCTAGACGAAAATTAAGAATGATTAATAATGCTCAAAACATCACTGATTTGAGAATTCCACCCGCTAATCATTTAGAAAAATTGAGTGGCAACCTCTCTGGCCTTTATAGCATTAGAATTAATAATCAGTGGCGAATTATTTTTAATTGGGAAAACGACAATGCATACGAAGTACAAATTATTGATTATCATTAA
- the htpG gene encoding molecular chaperone HtpG: MTTGKINVSVENIFPLIKKFLYSDHEIFLRELISNGTDATLKLKHLTSIGEAKVEYGNPIIEVKIDKEGKKLHIIDQGLGMTADEVEKYINQVAFSGAEEFLDKYKDSAKDSGIIGHFGLGFYSAFMVAEKVEIITKSFKDEPAAHWTCDGSPEFTLEPADKTDRGTEIILHIAEDSVEFLEEAKIRELLNRYNKFMPIPIKFGTKTETLPLPEGAAEDAKPETIEVDNIINNPNPAWTKQPAELNEEDYKKFYHELYPMQFEEPLFNIHLNVDYPFNLTGILYFPKLGSDLQIQKDKIQLYQNQVFVTDNVEGIVPEFLTMLKGVIDSPDIPLNVSRSGLQADAAVKKISNYITRKVADKLKALFNDNRADFEQKWNDIKIVLEYGMLSEDKFYEKAGAFVLYPTVDDKYFTLEELKEQLKEKQTDKDNKLVVLYASNKEAQHSYIEIAKEKGYEVLLLDSPIISHLIQKIEGDNSEIRFVRVDSDHIDNLIKKEDTAISKLSEDEQTSLKTVVETIVPKQNYTVQLEALDSQSAPFIITQPEFMRRMKEMSQTGGGMFGMGNMPEMYNLVVNTNSDLATTILNTEDKNTQESLVKQALDLAKLSQNLLKGEALTAFVKRSFELIK, from the coding sequence ATGACAACTGGAAAAATTAATGTTTCGGTAGAGAACATCTTCCCATTAATCAAGAAATTTTTATACAGCGATCACGAAATTTTCTTGCGCGAATTGATTTCAAATGGAACAGACGCTACCTTAAAATTAAAACACTTAACAAGTATTGGCGAAGCCAAAGTAGAGTATGGCAATCCCATTATTGAAGTAAAAATTGACAAAGAAGGCAAGAAACTGCACATCATTGATCAAGGTTTGGGAATGACTGCTGACGAAGTAGAAAAATACATCAACCAAGTAGCTTTTTCAGGAGCTGAAGAATTCTTGGACAAATACAAAGATTCGGCTAAAGATTCTGGAATTATTGGACACTTTGGTCTTGGATTCTACTCCGCTTTTATGGTGGCTGAAAAAGTAGAAATCATTACTAAATCATTCAAAGACGAACCAGCAGCGCATTGGACTTGCGACGGTAGTCCTGAATTTACTTTGGAACCAGCTGACAAAACCGACAGAGGAACCGAAATTATTTTGCATATCGCCGAAGATTCTGTAGAGTTTTTAGAAGAAGCTAAAATCAGAGAATTACTGAACCGTTACAATAAATTCATGCCGATTCCAATTAAATTTGGAACCAAAACTGAAACACTTCCGTTACCAGAAGGTGCTGCCGAAGACGCAAAACCAGAAACTATCGAAGTAGATAATATCATCAACAACCCAAATCCAGCTTGGACGAAACAACCGGCTGAATTAAACGAGGAAGACTACAAAAAGTTCTACCACGAGTTGTACCCAATGCAGTTTGAAGAGCCGTTATTCAACATTCACTTGAATGTAGATTATCCGTTCAACTTAACAGGAATTTTGTACTTCCCTAAATTGGGCTCGGATTTGCAAATCCAAAAAGACAAAATTCAGTTGTACCAAAACCAAGTGTTTGTTACGGATAATGTAGAAGGCATTGTTCCTGAATTCTTGACAATGTTAAAAGGAGTAATCGACTCACCAGACATTCCGTTGAACGTATCACGTTCAGGTTTACAAGCGGATGCTGCGGTGAAAAAAATCTCGAATTATATCACTCGTAAAGTAGCTGATAAACTAAAAGCATTATTCAATGACAATCGTGCCGATTTTGAACAAAAATGGAACGACATCAAAATTGTTTTGGAATACGGAATGCTGTCTGAAGATAAATTCTATGAAAAAGCAGGCGCTTTTGTTTTGTACCCAACGGTAGATGACAAGTACTTCACTTTGGAGGAGTTGAAAGAACAACTGAAAGAAAAGCAAACCGATAAAGACAATAAATTAGTAGTGTTGTACGCAAGCAACAAAGAAGCGCAACACTCTTACATTGAAATCGCTAAAGAAAAAGGATACGAAGTATTGTTGTTGGATTCGCCAATTATCTCTCACTTAATCCAAAAAATTGAAGGAGACAATAGTGAGATTCGTTTTGTACGTGTCGATTCAGACCACATTGATAATTTAATCAAGAAAGAAGATACCGCGATTTCTAAATTATCTGAAGACGAACAAACGAGTTTGAAAACCGTAGTAGAAACGATTGTTCCAAAACAAAACTATACCGTGCAATTGGAAGCCTTAGACAGTCAGTCTGCACCATTCATCATTACGCAACCCGAGTTTATGCGTAGAATGAAAGAAATGAGTCAAACTGGCGGTGGTATGTTTGGTATGGGCAATATGCCAGAAATGTACAATTTGGTAGTGAACACCAACTCCGATTTGGCTACAACCATTTTGAACACCGAAGACAAAAACACTCAAGAAAGCTTAGTTAAACAAGCCTTAGACTTGGCTAAATTGTCTCAAAACTTATTGAAAGGAGAAGCCTTAACCGCTTTTGTGAAACGTAGTTTTGAGTTGATTAAATAA
- a CDS encoding ABC transporter ATP-binding protein, which produces MLELKDISFTYIDQAVINELSFVAQQGQNIAVIGESGCGKSTLLKLIYGLYDLDSGSISYNGNPILGPKYNLIPGEEYIKYLAQDFDLMPFITVEENVGKFLSNIYRDKKKARVRELLEMVEMTEFAKVKAKYLSGGQQQRVALARVLALEPQILLLDEPFSQIDSFRKNALRRNVFQYLKEKKITCIIATHDSTDALSFSDKSIVMQHGKIIAEEAPQQLYLHPTNKYVASLFGEVNELELDGKVHLIYPHQLKLDPKGSLKGIVQQCYFRGSHYLVEVAIDKQSVFFESLTPLEKGQPIALKKSIF; this is translated from the coding sequence ATGCTCGAACTCAAGGACATTTCGTTTACTTACATTGATCAAGCCGTAATTAACGAGCTTAGTTTTGTGGCGCAACAAGGACAAAATATTGCTGTCATTGGCGAAAGCGGTTGCGGTAAAAGTACCTTGCTCAAGTTGATTTATGGTTTGTACGATTTGGATTCGGGTAGCATCAGTTATAACGGAAACCCTATTTTGGGTCCGAAGTACAATTTGATTCCGGGAGAAGAGTACATTAAATATTTGGCACAAGATTTTGATTTGATGCCGTTTATCACTGTTGAAGAAAATGTGGGCAAGTTTCTTTCCAATATCTATCGCGATAAAAAGAAAGCCAGAGTGCGTGAATTACTCGAAATGGTCGAAATGACAGAATTTGCCAAAGTCAAAGCCAAATACTTGAGTGGCGGTCAACAACAACGCGTCGCTTTGGCTCGTGTTTTGGCCTTAGAACCTCAAATTTTATTGCTGGACGAACCTTTTAGTCAAATCGATTCTTTCAGGAAAAATGCCTTGCGCAGAAATGTATTTCAGTATTTAAAAGAAAAGAAAATCACTTGCATCATTGCTACACACGATAGTACGGATGCGTTGTCTTTTTCCGACAAATCGATAGTGATGCAACACGGGAAAATCATTGCCGAAGAGGCTCCTCAACAACTCTATCTTCATCCAACAAATAAATATGTGGCCTCACTTTTTGGCGAAGTCAATGAATTAGAATTGGATGGCAAAGTCCATTTAATCTATCCACACCAACTCAAGTTGGACCCGAAAGGCTCATTGAAAGGGATAGTGCAACAGTGCTATTTTAGAGGTAGTCATTATTTAGTGGAAGTTGCAATAGACAAGCAAAGCGTTTTTTTTGAATCATTAACGCCTTTAGAAAAAGGGCAGCCGATTGCCTTAAAAAAGAGCATTTTCTAA
- a CDS encoding 3-oxoacyl-ACP synthase III family protein yields the protein MYHSKITGLGFYVPDNVVTNDDLSKVIDTNDEWIQERTGIQERRHIIPGQDTTTSMGVKAAKIAIERAGIDKNDIDFIVFATLSPDYYFPGPGVLVQRDLGIGTVGALDVRNQCSGFIYALSVADQYIKSGMYKNVLVIGSEVHSAGLDMTTRGRGVSVIFGDGAGAAIVSREEDLTKGILSTHLHSEGVHAEELIVKAPGMGGRWVTDILKDNDPDDETYFPYMNGQFVFKNAVVRFAEVINEGLEANNLQVSDIDMLIPHQANLRISQFIQKKFGLNDDQVYNNIMKYGNTTAASVPIALTEAWELGKIKSGDTVVLAAFGSGFTWASAIIKW from the coding sequence ATGTACCACTCAAAAATTACAGGATTAGGATTTTATGTTCCTGACAATGTTGTAACTAATGATGATTTATCGAAAGTTATAGATACTAATGACGAATGGATTCAGGAGAGAACAGGGATTCAAGAACGTCGTCATATTATTCCGGGTCAAGACACGACTACTTCTATGGGGGTTAAAGCCGCAAAAATTGCAATTGAGCGCGCTGGAATTGATAAAAACGATATTGATTTTATTGTATTTGCTACGCTAAGTCCGGATTACTATTTTCCAGGTCCAGGTGTTTTAGTACAACGTGATTTAGGTATAGGAACTGTGGGCGCTTTGGATGTTAGAAACCAATGTTCTGGATTTATCTATGCCTTATCTGTAGCTGATCAATACATCAAATCTGGAATGTACAAGAACGTATTAGTGATTGGTTCTGAAGTGCATTCAGCGGGACTAGACATGACTACGCGTGGTAGAGGTGTTTCGGTTATTTTTGGAGATGGGGCAGGAGCTGCTATAGTAAGCCGTGAAGAAGATTTGACCAAAGGAATTCTATCTACGCATTTGCATTCAGAAGGAGTTCATGCCGAAGAATTAATTGTAAAAGCTCCAGGAATGGGCGGTCGTTGGGTAACGGATATTTTGAAAGACAATGATCCAGACGACGAAACTTATTTCCCATACATGAACGGTCAATTTGTATTTAAAAATGCAGTAGTTCGTTTTGCTGAGGTAATTAACGAAGGTTTGGAAGCCAACAATCTTCAGGTTTCTGATATTGATATGTTGATTCCGCACCAAGCGAATTTGAGAATATCACAATTCATTCAGAAGAAATTCGGATTGAATGACGATCAAGTCTATAACAATATTATGAAATACGGTAACACTACTGCTGCCTCTGTTCCAATTGCTTTAACTGAAGCTTGGGAATTAGGTAAAATCAAGTCGGGAGATACGGTAGTTTTAGCGGCTTTTGGTAGTGGCTTTACTTGGGCAAGTGCTATTATAAAATGGTAG
- the argS gene encoding arginine--tRNA ligase → MSLQHILTPSIAKAIQDLFEVSVDKVEFQATRKEFEGDITMVIFPLLKLVKSNPVELGNKIGNYLVENVPEVARFNVVSGFLNIVISDSYYLNFFNGIKDDAKYGFVTPNPSDKAVMVEYSSPNTNKPLHLGHVRNNLLGYSVAEILKASGKKVYKTQIINDRGIHICKSMLAWKKFGNGETPASTGLKGDKLVGNYYVAFDKAYKEEINQLMAAGKTEEEAKKQAPIILEAQEMLLRWEAGDEEVKSLWAMMNQWVYDGFATTYSNLGVNFDSFYYESNTYLLGKDVVQIGLEKGVFEKDPDGSVWIDLTDEGLDRKIVLRSDGTAVYMTQDIGTAIQRVKDHPDVGGMVYTVGNEQDYHFKVLFLILQKLGFDWASSLYHLSYGMVDLPSGKMKSREGTVVDADDLMQEMTSTAQNISEELGKLEGYSEEEKTKLYNTIGLGALKYYILKVDPKKRILFNPEESVDFAGNTGPFIQYTYARIQSIIRKATFDFSATAKTTDLHEKEKELLKQIELYPEVIQNAAQNHSPALIANYTYELVREYNSFYQAVPILGEENQEKKIFRVQLSKKVADTIASSFSLLGINVPERM, encoded by the coding sequence ATGTCATTACAACACATTCTTACCCCATCTATAGCAAAAGCGATTCAAGATTTATTTGAAGTATCCGTTGATAAAGTAGAGTTTCAGGCTACCCGCAAGGAGTTTGAAGGCGATATTACAATGGTTATTTTTCCTTTGTTGAAATTGGTAAAAAGCAACCCGGTGGAGTTAGGAAACAAAATTGGGAATTATTTGGTGGAGAATGTTCCAGAAGTAGCCCGTTTTAATGTGGTGTCTGGATTTTTGAATATTGTAATATCGGATTCGTATTACTTGAATTTCTTTAACGGAATCAAAGACGATGCAAAATACGGTTTTGTAACGCCAAATCCTTCCGACAAGGCGGTAATGGTGGAGTATTCTTCGCCCAATACCAACAAGCCCTTGCACTTAGGACACGTTCGTAACAATTTGTTAGGCTATTCAGTGGCTGAGATTTTGAAAGCATCGGGTAAAAAAGTCTATAAAACCCAAATTATCAACGACCGTGGGATCCATATTTGCAAGTCGATGTTGGCTTGGAAAAAATTTGGGAATGGTGAAACGCCCGCTTCCACAGGATTAAAAGGAGATAAATTAGTTGGTAATTACTATGTAGCTTTTGATAAAGCCTACAAAGAAGAAATCAACCAATTAATGGCTGCGGGTAAAACAGAAGAAGAAGCCAAAAAACAAGCGCCAATCATTCTAGAAGCGCAAGAAATGTTGCTGAGATGGGAAGCAGGAGATGAGGAAGTGAAATCCCTTTGGGCGATGATGAACCAATGGGTGTACGATGGTTTTGCGACTACTTACAGCAATTTAGGAGTGAATTTTGATAGCTTTTACTACGAAAGCAATACCTATTTATTAGGAAAAGACGTGGTTCAAATTGGTTTGGAAAAAGGCGTTTTTGAAAAAGATCCAGACGGTTCGGTTTGGATTGATTTGACTGACGAAGGTTTGGACCGAAAAATCGTGTTGCGTTCCGACGGGACAGCGGTCTATATGACCCAAGATATTGGTACAGCGATCCAACGTGTGAAAGACCATCCCGATGTGGGAGGTATGGTATACACGGTGGGTAACGAACAAGATTACCATTTCAAAGTCTTGTTTTTGATTTTGCAAAAACTAGGTTTTGATTGGGCTTCAAGCTTGTATCACTTATCGTACGGAATGGTGGACTTGCCTTCAGGGAAGATGAAAAGCCGTGAAGGAACCGTAGTCGATGCGGATGATTTAATGCAAGAAATGACGAGTACAGCGCAAAACATTTCAGAAGAATTAGGGAAATTAGAAGGCTATTCAGAAGAAGAGAAAACCAAATTATACAATACGATTGGTTTGGGTGCTTTGAAATACTACATTTTGAAAGTAGATCCTAAAAAACGCATCTTGTTCAATCCAGAAGAATCTGTTGATTTTGCTGGAAACACAGGGCCGTTTATTCAATATACTTATGCGCGTATTCAGTCGATTATTCGTAAAGCGACTTTTGATTTTTCGGCTACAGCCAAAACTACCGACTTGCACGAAAAAGAAAAAGAACTGTTGAAACAAATTGAATTGTATCCAGAAGTAATTCAGAATGCAGCTCAAAATCATAGTCCCGCTTTGATTGCCAATTATACCTATGAGTTGGTGCGTGAATACAATTCGTTTTACCAAGCGGTGCCTATCTTGGGCGAAGAAAACCAAGAAAAGAAAATATTCAGAGTCCAACTGTCTAAAAAAGTAGCCGATACGATTGCTTCTTCGTTTAGTTTGTTAGGAATTAATGTTCCGGAAAGAATGTAA
- a CDS encoding efflux transporter outer membrane subunit, translating into MSQFKKIMGLMIVLLAFMACKTKAIPTDKDQKPLPERYTNQSDTVNSGSLQWQLFYKDDNLKKLIETALSNNFDLLAAVQKIEIAQNQFRLKKSELLPLVNAGAGIAQRKFGLFTMDGAGNASTNIRPNQIVPEHLPDYQVGLNTSWEADVWGKLKNKKKAALARYSGSIEAKNAIQSILIAEIAATYYELIALDNELDIIKETAVLQQAALDIIKLKKEAGVYNELAVKQFEGQVFNSKSFELNILQLIQITENHLNFLCGRFPQAIARDKTTFSSFDFKISTGIPSQLLALRPDIREVELELAAAKCDVKAAKAAFYPSFTMTGTVGFQAFQSALLFQTPASFAYTILGGISAPLLNRRAIKVQFNTAKALQTESLLKYQKTVLNGYIEVANEMATIETLEKTLDLKNKEVYSYEKSVEIANDLFKSGRANYLEVLTAQRTALESKIDLINTKKSQYKASINLYKALGGGWQ; encoded by the coding sequence ATGTCACAATTCAAAAAAATAATGGGTTTGATGATTGTCTTGCTGGCTTTTATGGCGTGCAAAACAAAAGCAATACCAACTGATAAGGACCAAAAACCGTTGCCCGAAAGGTATACAAATCAATCAGACACTGTCAACTCGGGCAGCTTACAATGGCAGCTTTTTTACAAAGATGATAATCTGAAAAAACTGATTGAAACGGCGCTTAGCAATAACTTTGATCTTTTGGCTGCGGTACAAAAAATAGAAATCGCTCAAAATCAATTCCGATTGAAGAAAAGCGAGCTCTTGCCGCTGGTAAATGCAGGTGCAGGAATTGCACAGCGAAAATTTGGTTTATTCACTATGGATGGAGCCGGAAACGCCTCTACTAATATTCGCCCGAATCAAATCGTACCGGAACACTTACCTGATTATCAGGTTGGATTGAATACCAGCTGGGAAGCCGATGTTTGGGGAAAATTGAAAAACAAAAAGAAAGCCGCTTTAGCGCGATACAGCGGAAGCATAGAAGCGAAGAATGCCATTCAGTCTATTTTAATTGCAGAAATCGCTGCTACTTATTATGAATTAATCGCTTTGGATAACGAATTGGATATTATCAAGGAAACTGCTGTCTTGCAACAAGCTGCTTTGGATATTATTAAATTGAAAAAAGAAGCGGGCGTGTACAATGAATTAGCGGTAAAACAATTTGAAGGCCAAGTGTTTAACTCTAAATCTTTCGAGTTGAATATCCTTCAGTTGATTCAAATTACCGAGAACCATTTGAACTTTTTGTGCGGCCGATTTCCACAAGCAATTGCAAGAGATAAAACAACATTTAGCTCTTTTGATTTCAAAATCAGCACCGGAATTCCCTCACAGCTTTTGGCCTTACGACCTGATATTCGCGAAGTAGAATTGGAATTAGCAGCAGCCAAATGCGATGTGAAAGCAGCCAAAGCAGCCTTTTACCCCTCCTTCACGATGACTGGGACAGTTGGTTTTCAGGCCTTTCAATCGGCTTTGCTGTTTCAAACGCCAGCCTCTTTTGCCTATACCATTTTAGGAGGCATTAGTGCGCCACTGCTCAACAGAAGAGCAATCAAAGTACAATTCAATACAGCCAAAGCACTTCAAACGGAGAGTCTTCTCAAATACCAAAAAACAGTTTTGAATGGCTATATTGAAGTCGCTAATGAAATGGCAACTATTGAAACACTAGAAAAAACCCTTGACCTTAAAAATAAAGAAGTGTATTCCTATGAGAAATCTGTAGAAATAGCCAATGATTTATTCAAGTCAGGTAGAGCCAATTACTTAGAAGTCTTAACGGCACAACGAACGGCTTTAGAATCAAAAATAGATTTGATCAACACCAAAAAATCGCAATACAAAGCATCCATCAATTTGTATAAAGCATTGGGTGGAGGTTGGCAATAA